The Streptomyces sp. V3I7 genome segment AGGCCATCGATCACCGCGCCACCCGAACCACGGCCCCCGCTGCGGCCCACGCGGCGAGCGCGTCAGCGGGCGAACCAGCCGGATGCCCGCACGCGACCGCCGCGCGCGAGGAGGAGGGCCTGTTCTCCACCTTGCTGAACGCCAAGGACCCGCTCACCCGCCAGCAGCTTCAGGACGAGGCGATCACCCTGCTCACCGGGGCGATCGAGACCACCGGCACCACGCTGGCCTGGACGCTGTACGAGATCTACCGCAACCCCGAGATCGGACGGCGGCTGCGCAAGGAGCTCGCCGCCGTGTGCGGCGACCGGCCGCTGCGGTACGAGGACCTGGACCAACTTCCGTACGCACGCCGGGTTCTGCAGGAAGCCATCCGCAAGTACGGCCCCGCCTGGATGGTCACCCGCACCGCCGCCCGCGACATGAACCTCGGCGGCCACACCATCCCGAAGGGCGCCGACGTCGTCTGGAGCCCCTACCTGCACCAGCACGACCCCCACTACTTCCCGGCCCCGGAGACCTTCGACCCCGACCGGTGGGAGACGGACCGCACGGCAACCACCCGGGAAGCGTTCTTCGCCTTCGGCGACGGCCGCCGCAAGTGCATCGGCGAGAACTTCGCCTGGTCCGAGCTGCAGATCATCCTGGCCACTATCGTCGAGAACTGGCCGAGAACCCAGCTGACTTCACCGCTCCCCAGCCCCCAGGCTGTCGTCACCGTCAAGCCCGACACCCTCACGATGACCTTCCACCGCTTCTGACGACGCGGCCCTGAAGCAGGGTCCCGGCCCGGTGGGGTGATCCCGCCGGGCCATTGGGGAGTTGGGCGATACGGACCGACTCAGGGGCCGGGGGCGTGGCTGCTCGTCGTGCTCGCGCAGCATCCACACGACGGCTCGGCACGGCGGCGGACCAGCAATCGCCCAGACGGGCACTCTCCAATTGCCGTGCGTTCCGAGGGAGGCCGCACCGGCGAAGGGCTGGGCCGCAGCCCGACGAGGACGACCCGGCCTGGTTCACCTCGGTCGCGGTCCTGGACGAAGGCGGCTACGAGGTTGTCCGCCGCGACACCACTGCGAAGCCCTCGGCCACGAACTGCTGCCGAAGAACGTCGAAGGCACCCGCGCCAAGCTGAAACGCCTCGTCAAACTCGGCATCCTCACCGAGGCCGACACTGGCAACTTCGCCAGGAAGCAATAGCCGAGAACCTCCTCCAGCGGCCGCACTCCCACCTCAGCCGGAAACGAACATCACCTTACAAACCGCCCTCTGAGCATGAAGTGGACGTCACTGGACTACGCCGTAGCCCTGAGGGCTGTCGCTGAATAACCTCAGGGCTTTGGTCTTGGTCAGGCGGGCTGTCTCGCGAGGTCGTCGAGGGGAGCGGCGCTGCGGCGTTCGTGAGTTGTTTTCCGACGGTTACCTGGGCCGTTCAGGGGTCGGCCGGGTGCGGCGCATGCGCTCTCGGCATTCTCTCAGGCCGAGAGCGATGGGTGACGCCGTCTCAGATGGTGGGGGTGTCGTCGACAACCGGCTTGTGAATCTCGACGACCGGCTTCCATCCCTCGGTGAACTCGATGAAATCCGCACGGGTGGGGTAGGTGTCGATCGCGCGACGGTCACGCTTGGGGCTGTCGCTGCCCTTGCGTCCCCGGGGGATCTGCTCCTCGAAGATGTCGACCTTCACGTCGGGGACCTCCTTGAGGCCCTGGCGCCAGATCTGCACGGTGTCGGCGCCGAACGCCTGCCGGGCCGCAGCGTAGAGGGCCGAGAGGGCGCCCTTGTCCCCGCTGGGGACGAAGAGTGCCAGGTCCAGCACGACGCCGGCGGACTGGAGGACCTCGATGGTCACCGAGCCGTTTTCGTCGGCCACGTAGATTCCTGCTTCATTCTCGTCGTCGGGAAGGCAGGAGACCTCTTCCTGGAATATGGTCCTCGCCGTGATCGAGCCGCCCTCGAAATCCTTACCGGACTTGGTCAGAAAAGCAGGAACATAGCAGCCGGGAAGCTTGAGTTCTGCCGTGTCGGCGGAAACGAAGAGCCTGTCCTTCACGTCGAGCTTCGCCACCTCTTCCAGAGAGAGGCGGCGAGCGGCGATCTTCTCCGTGTTCACGATTTCCCTTTCAGGTTGCACTGTCCCTCAGAACCAGGACGCTACCACGAAACCCTTAGGCCAACTGCCCACCAATCGTTGGGTAAATGACCAGCGGTGACCTGCACGGGAGGATGCCGAAGCGAGTCCCACGCGGCCGGGAACACGTATCCGCCGGGTAGTGTCCCTCGTCATGGTGTGGGGGATCAAACGGCGGTTGCCATTTCGGTGCGTTGGGTAGCGCAAAGGAACTAAATAAAGTTTACGGCAGATATCACCCATAGCGCCTTCGGGGAGGCGGCGGCGAGGTTGGGCGTTTCAATCGTTGTGCATCTAGAAGAGTGCAGCGGAAACAGACCGGATGGCCCGACAACGCAACAACGAAGCCCCCCCCCCGTTACCTTTTTGGTGGCTCCGCTATGGGGCCTCCGGCCTTCGGGTCCGGCATGACTTCCCCCTCCTGTTGTTGATGATCCGGGGGGTGGTGTCACCGGGTCCGGAGGCATCGACGGACCGCTGATGAGGGGCTTGAGCACCGGCTTCACCCGAGCCGGAAGAGCTCTCCGTAACGTGGATGTGGCAGCTCGGTGCCGAGGCAGGCCGGACGAAAGCGTGATGGAGGGGCCTGCACGTGATCGACACCGGCGACATCGACGTCTTCCTCGGCCTGGACGTCGGCAAGGGCGAACACCACGCCACCGCCGTCACACCAGCCGGGAAGAAGGCGTTCGACAAGCGACTGCCCAACACCGAACCCAAGCTCCGCGAACTGTTCGCCAAGTTGAAGGCCAAGCACGGAACGGTGCTGGTCGTCGTCGACCAGCCGGCCTCGATCGGCGCCCTGCCGCTGGCAGTCGCACGAGACTTGGGCTGTCTGGTCGCCTATCTGCCCGGGTTGACGATGCGGCGGATCGCCGACCTCTACCCGGGTGAGGCGAAGACGGACGCGAAGGACGCGTTCATCATCGCGGACGCGGCCCGCGCGATGCCTCACACGCTGCGAGCCATCGACGGCGAGGACGAGACGATCGCCGAGCTGGAGATGATCGTGGGCTTCGACGACGATCTGGCCGGAGAGGCCACCAGGGTCGCGAACCGGTTGCACGGCCTGCTGACGCAGATCCATCCGTCACTGGAACGGGTGCTGGGGCCGCGGTTGCAGCACCCTGCGGTGCTGGCCTTGCTGGAGCGGTTCGGTTCACCGGCCCAGATCCGCAAGGCCGGACGGCGGCGGCTGGTCACGCTGTTACGGCCGAAGGCCCCGCGGATGGCCGAGCGACTGGTCGAGGACATCTTCACCGCGTTGGACGAGCAGACCGTCACCGTTCCGGGCACCGAGGCAGCCGCGCTGATCGTCCCGAGCCTGGCCGGATCCCTGACCGCAGTCCTTGACCAGCGCAAACTCCTGGCCGGGCGGATCGAGGAACTCCTGGAGGCCCACCCTCTTTCGAAGGTCCTGACGTCCATGCCGGGAATCGGCGTCAGGACCGGAGCCAGGATCCTGATCGAGGTCGGTGACGGCAGCACCTTCCCGACCGCCGGCCACCTCGCCGCCTACGCAGGTCTCGCCCCGGCAACCCGCAGTTCCGGGTCCTCGATCCGCGGCGAACAGCCCTCCAGGAGAGGAAACAAGCAGCTCAAGAGGGCCTTCTTCCTCTCCGCGTTCGCAGCCCTGGGCGACCCGGCATCACGGGCCTACTACGACAAGAAGATCGCCCAGGGCAAGCACCACACCCAGGCCCTGCTCTGCCTCGCCAGACGACGGGCAGACGTCCTCTTCGCGATGCTCCGCGACGGAACTTTCTACGAACCCCAACCCGCCAGGTCAGGCTGAATCGCCGAGAGCCCGCCGTGCTTCAGTCCACAACCGCTCGAACTCCTCCACGGTGATCTCGGCCGCCTGCGGCTGGTCCTGCCAGCCGTCCATGGGACCTTCGGCGAGAACGCCGTACTGCCGTTCATAGCGGAACATCGCCGCGAGATCGGCATGATCACGCAAGTGCAGCACCTCTTCCAACGAGGCCGCCGTCACCGGACGCGAGTCCTGCCCCCGGACCTCAACCTGCCGCGCGGCCCAGCCCTCGTCATCGGCCTCGAAATACAGCCACAGATCTTCGTCCTCGTAGTAGGTGCGGAACCAGGTCGCCATGCCGCAATCCTGACCCACGACCTTGACCAAAGAGATAGGGGCACCCCCCCCGCCGACATCCGGATGAAGCGCGAACCGGAAGACGCCCATTACCCCACCCTCTTGGTCGGGACTTCGGCGTAGTCGGCTGACGTCTCGTCATG includes the following:
- a CDS encoding cytochrome P450, encoding MNTPTQAPAPTRTAPGAFPLIGHGHLLARKPLPFINSLREHGRVVRIRIGTTPAYVVTDPALTRRVLVTDAAHYTKGGKIIDALRVFFGDGLATVADGDTHLRNRRLMQPMFNKAHIARRGDAMIEQVRSTVASWKANRERDVFADMNELTLSAFLVALFGADLPEHLEGEFTALLPEIMKGTIRQTILPPWITRLPLPANRAHAARVARLRALIDQAIDHRATRTTAPAAAHAASASAGEPAGCPHATAAREEEGLFSTLLNAKDPLTRQQLQDEAITLLTGAIETTGTTLAWTLYEIYRNPEIGRRLRKELAAVCGDRPLRYEDLDQLPYARRVLQEAIRKYGPAWMVTRTAARDMNLGGHTIPKGADVVWSPYLHQHDPHYFPAPETFDPDRWETDRTATTREAFFAFGDGRRKCIGENFAWSELQIILATIVENWPRTQLTSPLPSPQAVVTVKPDTLTMTFHRF
- a CDS encoding IS110 family transposase yields the protein MIDTGDIDVFLGLDVGKGEHHATAVTPAGKKAFDKRLPNTEPKLRELFAKLKAKHGTVLVVVDQPASIGALPLAVARDLGCLVAYLPGLTMRRIADLYPGEAKTDAKDAFIIADAARAMPHTLRAIDGEDETIAELEMIVGFDDDLAGEATRVANRLHGLLTQIHPSLERVLGPRLQHPAVLALLERFGSPAQIRKAGRRRLVTLLRPKAPRMAERLVEDIFTALDEQTVTVPGTEAAALIVPSLAGSLTAVLDQRKLLAGRIEELLEAHPLSKVLTSMPGIGVRTGARILIEVGDGSTFPTAGHLAAYAGLAPATRSSGSSIRGEQPSRRGNKQLKRAFFLSAFAALGDPASRAYYDKKIAQGKHHTQALLCLARRRADVLFAMLRDGTFYEPQPARSG